The DNA sequence AGAGCTAGCATTAGCAGCCTAAgaatgctagctagttagccaacTACCCTGATGTAACTAGCTAGGCTAGCTAGTTAATTGAGATGTCAGGTAATTGCAGTAACGTTAGCCATGAAAAGTAAGAACACATAATATTGAACACTTACCATAAGTTGCTTGTACATTTTGGCAAACGTGTTTATTTCGAGGTGAGTGCGCAAGGACACTTCGAAAACCAAGCCACTGCTTCCGGTGATATCCCAAAATTCTTTGCGGCGAGAAAATTGCTACATTTCCGGTCTTGTTCACTGGCTGCTCATTGGTTGGTGTGCGAAGGCTTGGACTCTGATCTTTATTCGATAGCACAAGGCTCGCAAACGTTTTACATTGAGTGACAATGGGCGAGCTCGTTTTGCATGGTCCGGTGCCCCGGGTAGCGGAGTTTGTATATTTAAGCCATCCATTGGTCGTGAAGTGAAATCTCCACCAATCGGTTCCCATCTATCAGATATCAATATTGGGTCCATCTTGTgtctgtgtgcatttgtgtgttcTACGTGCAGACGTAGAAAAACCTGGCCCGACATTCAGTAGGCTGCTGGCTGGCAGTAACATCTAAAATGTGTAAATTGTGAGAGCAGCCCTGTGTGTGGGAAATTACACTTTGTTATAGGGCAAGACCAAGGACTGGACCTTACATTTAATTGCCTTTGAACACCATTGGTGAgggaaacaaaaacaataacatttaTTAACATCTGTAATATCAGTAAATTATCCAACACCATATTAAAGAATAAAAAGGCAGAATTAGCTTTGAAAGAAATGACCAAATGAAAAATGTAGGAACTGCATAACAAAATGTGACACTTGTAAAATGCATAGCATTTGGTCAACATTGAAATGATACATTTGTTTTAAAATAGATGTTGATAGTCAAGCATCATCGTAGAGACAGTCAGTAGCATTGGTCCATAAAAACCTTCAAATAAAATTTGTAAAAAAGGTTTTTGATTATACATTGAACTATTAGACATTGACAAACAAATTGGTGAGAGTCAATACAATCTGTATGTGAACATTTGGTAAAATCTGACTGCTTTTATCCCTTAAAATGGTTGGCCCTCATTACGAACAAAGCAGAGCATCATGGCTATGAGCTTTTGTTCCCCATTTAAGCCTCAATGTATGTAAATTAAATACATTAGTACGTTCACCAGCAGGACATATTACATAATGAGTGTGGAACGTAGTTAAAAATATAAACATCCTTCAGTATCGAGACATTTATGACAAGCATCATGACAAGCATTGCTCAAATAATATACATGTTCTCCTTTGAGACAACATATGGATAAATAGAAATACACAATGTACTTAAGGTACACAGGCAACCATTTCAGCAGTCATGTCATACAAAGACACAGTATCCTAAGCTCCCAGAGCCTTCTTGTGTCTCATCCCATTAGTTTACAGGGTGTCACTCACTCTACAACACACACCTTGAGCCTATTCAGGAGGGCACAACGTTAGAAATATATTTTGTAGAACAGACTATAGTCTCAGGATCAGCAATTGTGTCAGTTCTACACAAAATATATCTGGAATGTGCTGAATGTATCAACCTTCTGAACAAACACCAGACTGCAGCCTTCCCCTGGAGGTGGGGATGAGTGAGCTAACAttacaacacaaaacacaaacattTGAACAAACAAAGACCAGTGCATCCAGGCTAAATCAGCAAGCAgtccagagcagagcagggccagACCAGTGGTGGCTATACCCAGGCATGCAGAGGGAGGAGGTACGGTCTCCATACTAGGAAGACTTAGCTGGGAATGTCTGCACTGTGGTTACGGTTGCCATATTTGTGGTGGATGATGAGGAGGACGATGCCCAGGAAGAAGCAGACTGAGCCCACGGTGATGTAAGCGATGCCCAGGAAGGGGTTCTTGCCACCCATCCAGGAGATGGTGCTCAGGATCATACGCTTCCTGCCCTCGAAGCTCCGCACGGGATAATCTGAGTACATATGGTTAAAGGAAAGGAAATCTAGAATGATACAGATGGGTCAGTGAATGTTTTGTATCATGTGTAGAACTTGTGatctataaaaaaaaaactatacagatcAACTATAGTGAACATTGTCAAAGATGGAGTTGGACATAGatataattacaatttagtaaaCCTAAATGGAATAACTGTATAACTGAACACAAACTCATGTCTCTATTCCTTCCATGTGCAATGTTCTCTCAATTACAAACCTATATGCCTGCCATGAACCTCTTGTGATTTATTGCGATAGTTCTCAAAAGGATACTGTAGGTGACCTCCAGGATGTATTGTCCTAGGGGCAGAGTCGGGGTCATGTTGGGCTTCTTATGGATGATGCGGTACAGCTTGCGGAAGGTGGGCAGGGCAGCTGTCCTCATCCACACAATGAAATCCTCATTGATGAAGCCATTGTTGTCAGGGTCTGAAGGGTCCAGCTCATAGACAGATTTCCTCCAGTTGACAGGTTTGCTGGTACCTGAAGGAGGAAAAAGGCCTAGTTAGTCATGATAATTTGATTGCTACTAGGCAGTTGTATCATTTTGCATGGTACGCAAATCACCTTGGAAAACTACAGTGAGGTTGTCGTTTCCACCGGGGTTCCTAAACTTCACATGCTTGTCTGTCCACCATGCAATACCCTTCTTCACCAGAGGAATCGCAGTTCTGGAGCCATTGGGGTCAATGTAATACAGCTCCAGAGTGTCTGATGAGGAAAACCGTACCACACGGCAATCAACAGCAAGACAGGTCTCTTAAGTAGTAGACCAACAGTGATGTGCTACATGGTAAACTAAAGCAAAACCACTTCAAcctgaaaaaataaaataaaataaaaaagcggACAAGACTCCATATACAAGGGTTGGCCCAAATTGGCACATATCTAAATAGCATTGTAAGTAAGTACAGGAAAATATAAGATTGTGGTTGAGCATTAGTGTGTATTATTTTTACTTGACTCCTGTACTGGAAATGGGACAACTATTTGCTAAGAGAAAATGCATCCCTCTGGTCTTACCATTGAAGAGGCTGTTGGCGATTGCACCACATGGAGCGATAGGCTTTTCGTCACTGGTGCGGTACGGCTCACATTCCTTGCTGGGGCTCTGTAAAGAGTGTCAAGATGTTTCAGTGCAACTGCACGTTGTTGAAATCAAACAATTAACCATTACATTGAATGGATGTAAGCCTGTGTTCTCTCTACTAAGTGCACCTGTAAACATACCTTCAGAGAAGCTTTGTCTCCATTCAACTGGCTGTCATCTCTGGACTTCACATAGCGTCTGTG is a window from the Oncorhynchus keta strain PuntledgeMale-10-30-2019 chromosome 35, Oket_V2, whole genome shotgun sequence genome containing:
- the LOC118368452 gene encoding cell cycle control protein 50A-like: MMASNYNAKEEDGHQPAAIGHGGAGTVKNKKPDNTAFKQQRLPAWQPILTAGTVLPAFFVIGLIFIPIGIGLFVTSNNIKELEIDYTGVDMSSPCYNCSQSYSWNSTKPCTCSVPFSLDQPFESNVFMYYGLSNFYQNHRRYVKSRDDSQLNGDKASLKSPSKECEPYRTSDEKPIAPCGAIANSLFNDTLELYYIDPNGSRTAIPLVKKGIAWWTDKHVKFRNPGGNDNLTVVFQGTSKPVNWRKSVYELDPSDPDNNGFINEDFIVWMRTAALPTFRKLYRIIHKKPNMTPTLPLGQYILEVTYNYPVRSFEGRKRMILSTISWMGGKNPFLGIAYITVGSVCFFLGIVLLIIHHKYGNRNHSADIPS